Below is a window of Brassica oleracea var. oleracea cultivar TO1000 unplaced genomic scaffold, BOL UnpScaffold01664, whole genome shotgun sequence DNA.
GGAAGATGCAGTAGCCTAAGGTTGACTGTCGCGTGTTTGGGCATCCTGCCCAATCGGCGTCTGAGCAGGCGGTGAGCGTGTGAGACTTGTTGGGCGTGAGTTGCAGACTGTGGTCCAGTGTCCCTTTGATGTAGCGCAGTATGCGCTTTAAAGCATTGTAATGAGACTCCAATAGTGCATGCATGAAGAGGCACACTTGTTGAACAGCGAAGGCGATATCGGGTCTAGTGAAGGTAAGATATTGGAGAGCACCGGCAAGACTTCGATATAGTGTAGGATCTGACATCGGTGGGCTTCCTTCGTCGGAGAGTTTTCCTCTATCATCCGCTGGAGTGGTGCAAGAGTTGCATTCTGACATGTTTGCTCTTTGTAGAATCTCCATGGCATATGTCTTTTGTTGCAGAAACAGACCAGCATTGTTGTATTTGATCGTGATGCCAAGGAAATAATGAAGCTTTCCGAGATCTGTATGGCGAATTCTGCATTGAGAGATGAAATAATGGATCACGAAGAGCTGTAGAGGAAGCAGTGAGGAGAATATCATCGACATAGATTCGAAGATATGTGATTCCGGAGCGGCTGTGGTGGATGAAGAGAGCGGAGTCGCAGTTACTCTGTTTGAAACCCACTCGTGTAGTAAAAGTAGCAAATCGCTGGTACCACGCGCAGGGTTTGTTTAAGGCAGTAGAGCACTTTATGTAACAAACAGACATGATCTGGTTTGGTTTCATCTTTGAAACCTGACGGCTGATGCATGTAGATGGTTTCTTGAAGATCACCGTTGAGGAACGCATTCTGGACGTCTAGTTGGTGGAGTGGCCAGTTTTTGGATAGAGCGATGTCGAGTACAAGTCTTATGGTTTCTGGCTTAACCATATGCCTGAAAGTCTCGTCGCAATCGATATCGGGTGGTTGTGATCTGCCGTTAGTCATCAAACATGATTTGTGACGAACTAGATTGCCTTCCGAGTCATACTTGTACCTATGAATCCACATTGAACGCATAACATGAACATTATTTTGTCTGGGAACCAGTGACCATGTTCCCTTTTTAATCTGAGCATCATACTCTTCCTGCATAGATTCTGGCCCATTAGGGTCCTCAAGAGCTTGAAGATAAGAAGTAGGTAATGGTGAAATTGCTTTAGCTGTAAGAGAGATAAAGACGTTGGCGAGGTTTGGAAATTTCTCGTTGACTGCGCGTCACCATACGATGAGTTGTAGGTGGAACTGCAAGAGGGTTATTAGGAGGTGGTGGTTGAGTTGTGTTTGGGATCGGAGTTGGTGAAGTTGTGATAATCTCACGGAACAGAGGAGAAGATAATGGAGGTGAGATATCATGAGACTGAGTATCGAAAGAAGATGGTTTGTTTGTGGAGAAAGGAAAGGTGTTTTCGTCAAAAATGACATGACGAGAGATGATTACCTTTCGAGTGATTAAGTCTAGACATCGATATACCTTATGAGAAATAGGGAAACCGAGAAAAACACAAGCTGTGGAACGAGGAGAAAACTTGTGTTGTGCTGTCGATGTGAGATTTGGATAGCATAGACAGCCAAACACTCGAAGGTGGTTATAGAAAACGGGTTTATGAAAGAGTTTGGTGAAAAGTATTTCCTTTTTGATGGCTGTAGATTgaagaagattgaagagatgaGCAGCCATGTTAAGAGCTTCTACCCAATAACCCGGAGGCAAGTTGGCTTGAAAGAGAGAGATCACACAAAATTGTTTAATGTACGTAGAGTGCGCTCAGCCTTGCCATTTTGTTGAGAAGTATGGGGACAAGAAAAGCGATGAGTAAGTCCATTTGAGGAGAAGAAGTTTAGAAATTGGCTATTGTTATACTCACCACCATTGTCACACtgaagtgatttgattttgCAGCCAAATTGGTTTTAAATATAAGCTGAGAGATGAATGAAAGATGAGAAAACTTCTGATTTCTTTTTCAGTGAATAAACCCATACGTAATGGCTGTAATGATCAAAAATGATGACATAGTATTTTTTGCCACCGATGCTGGGAACCGGAGAGGTCCAAACATCTGAATGAATTATTTGAAAAGGTTCAAAAACATCTGATATAACTGGATTAAAAGgaagtttgatgggtttccCAAGTTGACAAGCATGACATATAGAATGAtctgtttttgaaaattgaattaaatcaGAATATAAAAGAGATTGCAATACATTATTGCCGGGGTGGCCAAGANNNNNNNNNNNNNNNNNNNNNNNNNNNNNNNNNNNNNNNNNNNNNNNNNNNNNNNNNNNNNNNNNNNNNNNNNNNNNNNNNNNNNNNNNNNNNNNNNNNNNNNNNNNNNNNNNNNNNNNNNNNNNNNNNNNNNNNNNNNNNNNNNNNNNNNNNNNNNNNNNNNNNNNNNNNNNNNNNNNNNNNNNNNNNNNNNNNNNNNNNNNNNNNNNNNNNNNNNNNNNNNNNNNNNNNNNNNNNNNNNNNNNNNNNNNNNNNNNNNNNNNNNNNNNNNNNNNNNNNNNNNNNNNNNNNNNNNNNNNNNNNNNNNNNNNNNNNNNNNNNNNNNNNNNNNNNNNNNNNNNNNNNNNNNNNNNNNNNNNNNNNNNNNNNNNNNNNNNNNNNNNNNNNNNNNNNNNNNNNNNNNNNNNNNNNNNNNNNNNNNNNNNNNNNNNNNNNNNNNNNNNNNNNNNNNNNNNNNNNNNNNNNNNNNNNNNNNNNNNNNNNNNNNNNNNNNNNNNNNNNNNNNNNNNNNNNNNNNNNNNNNNNNNNNNNNNNNNNNNNNNNNNNNNNNNNNNNNNNNNNNNNNNNNNNNNNNNNNNNNNNNNNNNNNNNNNNNNNNNNNNNNNNNNNNNNNNNNNNNNNNNNNNNNNNNNNNNNNNNNNNNNNNNNNNNNNNNNNNNNNNNNNNNNNNNNNNNNNNNNNNNNNNNNNNNNNNNNNNNNNNNNNNNNNNNNNNNNNNNNNNNNNNNNNNNNNNNNNNNNNNNNNNNNNNNNNNNNNNNNNNNNNNNNNNNNNNNNNNNNNNNNNNNNNNNNNNNNNNNNNNNNNNNNNNNNNNNNNNNNNNNNNNNNNNNNNNNNNNNNNNNNNNNNNNNNNNNNNNNNNNNNNNNNNNNNNNNNNNNNNNNNNNNNNNNNNNNNNNNNNNNNNNNNNNNNNNNNNNNNNNNNNNNNNNNNNNNNNNNNNNNNNNNNNNNNNNNNNNNNNNNNNNNNNNNNNNNNNNNNNNNNNNNNNNNNNNNNNNNNNNNNNNNNNNNNNNNNNNNNNNNNNNNNNNNNNNNNNNNNNNNNNNNNNNNNNNNNNNNNNNNNNNNNNNNNNNNNNNNNNNNNNNNNNNNNNNNNNNNNNNNNNNNNNNNNNNNNNNNNNNNNNNNNNNNNNNNNNNNNNNNNNNNNNNNNNNNNNNNNNNNNNNNNNNNNNNNNNNNNNNNNNNNNNNNNNNNNNNNNNNNNNNNNNNNNNNNNNNNNNNNNNNNNNNNNNNNNNNNNNNNNNNNNNNNNNNNNNNNNNNNNNNNNNNNNNNNNNNNNNNNNNNNNNNNNNNNNNNNNNNNNNNNNNNNNNNNNNNNNNNNNNNNNNNNNNNNNNNNNNNNNNNNNNNNNNNNNNNNNNNNNNNNNNNNNNNNNNNNNNNNNNNNNNNNNNNNNNNNNNNNNNNNNNNNNNNNNNNNNNNNNNNNNNNNNNNNNNNNNNNNNNNNNNNNNNNNNNNNNNNNNNNNNNNNNNNNNNNNNNNNNNNNNNNNNNNNNNNNNNNNNNNNNNNNNNNNNNNNNNNNNNNNNNNNNNNNNNNNNNNNNNNNNNNNNNNNNNNNNNNNNNNNNNNNNNNNNNNNNNNNNNNNNNNNNNNNNNNNNNNNNNNNNNNNNNNNNNNNNNNNNNNNNNNNNNNNNNNNNNNNNNNNNNNNNNNNNNNNNNNNNNNNNNNNNNNNNNNNNNNNNNNNNNNNNNNNNNNNNNNNNNNNNNNNNNNNNNNNNNNNNNNNNNNNNNNNNNNNNNNNNNNNNNNNNNNNNNNNNNNNNNNNNNNNNNNNNNNNNNNNNNNNNNNNNNNNNNNNNNNNNNNNNNNNNNNNNNNNNNNNNNNNNNNNNNNNNNNNNNNNNNNNNNNNNNNNNNNNNNNNNNNNNNNNNNNNNNNNNNNNNNNNNNNNNNNNNNNNNNNNNNNNNNNNNNNNNNNNNNNNNNNNNNNNNNNNNNNNNNNNNNNNNNNNNNNNNNNNNNNNNNNNNNNNNNNNNNNNNNNNNNNNNNNNNNNNNNNNNNNNNNNNNNNNNNNNNNNNNN
It encodes the following:
- the LOC106321445 gene encoding uncharacterized mitochondrial protein AtMg00810-like; its protein translation is MQEEYDAQIKKGTWSLVPRQNNVHVMRSMWIHRYKYDSEGNLVRHKSCLMTNGRSQPPDIDCDETFRHMVKPETIRLVLDIALSKNWPLHQLDVQNAFLNGDLQETIYMHQPSGFKDETKPDHVCLLHKVLYCLKQTLRVVPAICYFYYTSGFQTEIRHTDLGKLHYFLGITIKYNNAGLFLQQKTYAMEILQRANMSECNSCTTPADDRGKLSDEGSPPMSDPTLYRSLAGALQYLTFTRPDIAFAVQQVCLFMHALLESHYNALKRILRYIKGTLDHSLQLTPNKSHTLTACSDADWAGCPNTRQSTLGYCIFHGDNLISWSSKRQQTFSRSSAEAEYCGVGNSVSEVSWIRNLMLELYCPLRTVTIVYSDN